In Melospiza melodia melodia isolate bMelMel2 chromosome 11, bMelMel2.pri, whole genome shotgun sequence, the following proteins share a genomic window:
- the C11H1orf52 gene encoding UPF0690 protein C1orf52 homolog gives MAAEGEDPLGYFAAYGSSSSDSEPEEPQPDERPAGAAAASGGTPGRPRLPPPDELFRRVSQPPAFLYNPLNKEIDWESRVLRAPEEPPREFKVWRSNAVPPPETYSPPEKPPPPAPTLDMAIKWSNIYEDNGDDAPRQAGKAKFLPDEEQEPLESDGEKDEEPASAKKRKVESGEQAKKKKKKV, from the exons ATGGCGGCGGAGGGGGAGGACCCGCTGGGCTATTTCGCGGCCTACGGCAGCTCCAGCTCCGACTCGGAGCCCGAAGAGCCGCAGCCCGACGAGCGCCCGGCGGGAGCCGCCGCGGCCTCGGGGGGTACCCCGGGGCGGCCGCGGCTGCCGCCGCCCGACGAGCTCTTCCGTCGCGTGTCGCAGCCGCCCGCCTTCCTCTACAACCCGCTCAACAAGGAGATCGACTGGGAGAGCCGCGTGCTGCGGGCGCCCGAGGAG CCCCCCAGGGAGTTCAAGGTGTGGAGGAGCAACGCCGTGCCCCCGCCGGAGACCTACAGCCCGCCCGAgaagccgccgccgccggcccccACCCTCGACATGGCCATCAAGTGGTCCAACATCTACGAGGACAATGGCGACGACGCGCCCCGCCAGGCCGGCAAAGCCAAGTTCCTGCCGGACGAGGAGCAGGAGCCCCTGGAGTCGG ATGGTGAAAAAGACGAGGAACCAGCTTCTGCTAAGAAACGTAAAGTAGAGTCTGGAGAACaggcaaagaagaagaagaagaaggtatAA
- the BCL10 gene encoding B-cell lymphoma/leukemia 10, producing the protein MEGPGSWSSSGGAGRPLTEDEMAEVKKDALERMRPYLCDKIIAERHFDYLRSKKILTREDTEEISARSSSRKKAGKLLDYLAENPKGLDTLIESIRRERTQNFLLQKITDVVLKVKNEKLEALKGLSCSTCMTSLYGGTNNLSRSFSDESNFLDKTKDKESTQIHHPEEDYSTAAFVSAVSLHSMNLPIAEMGSSQCSVFSATLPGPGDPGAPPLPPELQAEQQEPCTSSSDNCFLPLRSRSVQPQ; encoded by the exons ATGGAGGGCCCGGGGTCGTGGTCGAGCTCGGGCGGTGCGGGGCGGCCGCTGACGGAGGACGAGATGGCGGAGGTGAAGAAGGAT gCTTTGGAAAGGATGCGTCCTTACCTGTGTGATAAGATCATAGCTGAGAGACACTTTGATTACCTGCGCTCCAAGAAAATACTCaccagggaggacacagaggAAATTTCTGCTCGATCTTCCAGTAGGAAAAAAGCTGGGAAGTTGTTGGACTACTTAGCAGAAAATCCAAAGGGACTAGATACTCTGATTGAATCTATCAGACGAGAAAGAACACAGAACTTCCTGTTACAAAAGATAACTGATGTAGTGCTGAAAGTCAAAAATGAAAAGCTTGAAGCtcttaaag gTTTAAGCTGCAGCACCTGTATGACCTCACTGTATGGAGGAACAAATAATCTTTCTAGATCATTTTCTGATGAATCAAATTTCCTGGATAAAACAAAAGACAAAGAATCTACCCAGATACATCACCCAGAAGAAGATTATAGCACCGCCGCATTTGTGTCTGCCGTGTCTCTTCATTCAATGAATTTGCCAATTGCAGAGATGGGAAGTTCACAGTGCAGTGTTTTCTCAGCCACCCTCCCGGGGCCTGGGGACCCTGGTGCACCCCCgctgcccccagagctgcaggcagagcagcaggagccatgcACCAGCTCAAGTGACAAttgctttttgcctttaaggTCACGTTCTGTTCAGCCACAGTGA